One Watersipora subatra chromosome 4, tzWatSuba1.1, whole genome shotgun sequence genomic window carries:
- the LOC137394062 gene encoding neuronal acetylcholine receptor subunit alpha-10-like: MKALYSWILLTLGISYTYQLTQSNDEESYRSNIDTVLLRDILRGYDNRVIARVGDQPLVVRVGFTLVQLHHLDEKKQMLTSSGWFQVEWVDDRLKWNATKYNRSSTVVPSKDLWLPDIGFLNSPSIYHTSMIKNEFRCVVSSDGSVLWVPGGTYHTTCELDISKFPFDRQICYFHLSNWAYNIGEMNLVTYADEIVLGSYNPSAEWKIERTYVSRVEVVYQCCGNVSYPSLYFHIWMERESLYYIVNIITPCIILSLLATFTFCIPPDSGEKISLGITILLSFTVFQLIVAESIPRRSDSIPIISLYISAITGAVTSSIICTILISQIHHRGEATIPYKLRRFTFDFLAPIVLLKELKDIHGTNSHIPERQAKTPKVWSSKLCPSSSVARLKLVNGGYPISHEIPHKEGGNCECKACYQCCMENSPQDSTNSGKGINSKVLSSINRHLEQIIEALSEYENRRVESTSSEFRIAEWKAVGKVYDRFFFVIFVVTMLVITIIFIRTHPVTEAFSPDNLKVATGRPTPTIN, from the exons AGTCTTACAGaagtaatatagacacagtcCTGCTGAGGGACATACTACGAGGTTATGACAACAGAGTCATTGCTAGGGTGGGTGACCAGCCTCTAGTGGTGAGAGTTGGCTTCACCTTGGTCCAGCTGCACCACTTG GATGAAAAGAAGCAGATGCTAACATCTTCTGGCTGGTTTCAAGTG GAGTGGGTTGATGATAGACTCAAATGGAATGCAACTAAGTATAACAGAAGCAGTACAGTTGTTCCTTCAAAAGATCTTTGGCTTCCAGATATTGGATTTCTAAACAG ccccTCCATTTACCACACTTCTATGATAAAGAATGAGTTTAGATGTGTCGTGTCTAGCGATGGATCAGTTTTATGGGTGCCAGGAGGTACATACCATACCACTTGTGAGCTCGACATCAGCAAATTCCCTTTTGACCGACAAAT ATGCTACTTCCATCTCTCAAATTGGGCCTATAATATTGGCGAAATGAATTTAGTTACATATGCTGATGAGATCGTGCTTGGAAGTTATAATCCTAGTGCAGAGTGGAAAATAGAAAGAACCTATGTCAGCAG GGTTGAGGTTGTCTATCAATGTTGTGGCAACGTTTCATATCCATCTCTGTATTTCCACATCTGGATGGAAAGAGAAAGCCTCTACTATATAGTGAACATCATAACACCATGCATCATACTGTCTTTGCTTGCGACTTTCACCTTTTGCATACCTCCAGACTCGGGAGAGAAGATTTCTCTTGGTATCACAATACTTCTTAGTTTCACAGTTTTTCAGCTCATTGTAGCGGAGAGCATCCCAAGGAGATCAGACTCTATTCCCATTATAA GTCTATACATATCAGCCATTACTGGAGCGGTGACATCATCAATAATATGTACAATACTGATAAGCCAGATTCATCACCGAGGGGAGGCAACTATTCCTTACAAACTTCGTAGATTTACCTTTGATTTTCTCGCTCCAATAGTGCTCTTGAAAGAACTAAAAGACATTCATGGAACAAACAGTCATATTCCAGAGAGACAAGCAAAAACACCTAAAGTTTGGTCGTCTAAACTGTGTCCCAGTAGTTCTGTAGCCAGACTCAAACTGGTAAACGGTGGCTACCCCATCAGCCATGAAATACCGCACAAAGAGGGTGGTAACTGTGAATGTAAGGCTTGTTACCAGTGCTGCATGGAGAACAGTCCTCAGGATAGTACCAACTCAGGTAAAGGTATCAACAGTAAGGTCTTGTCATCTATCAACCGGCACCTCGAACAGATCATAGAAGCCCTGAGTGAATATGAAAATAGGCGTGTCGAGTCCACATCAAGTGAGTTCAGGATCGCTGAGTGGAAAGCCGTTGGAAAGGTTTATGATAGATTCTTTTTCGTCATATTTGTAGTGACCATGTTGGTTATTACTATAATATTCATAAGAACGCATCCAGTTACGGAAGCATTCTCTCCTGATAACCTGAAGGTTGCGACAGGCCGACCCACGCCTACCATCAACTAA